From the Roseateles sp. XES5 genome, one window contains:
- a CDS encoding DUF924 family protein: MGGGEIKRPEEVVGYWCETLTAKDWWQSTPALDTHVHEWFAATHLALSRHVGPEWRATPEARLAAIIVLDQFPRNMYRASPMAFATDWIARQEARLALEAGADKLVDYGRRHFFYMPFEHSEDLADQDLSVSLFEVHGDEMYLDYAVRHRDVIADYGRFPHRNAYLGRASTPAEEAYLAEPGAGF; the protein is encoded by the coding sequence ATGGGCGGTGGTGAGATCAAGCGGCCGGAAGAGGTGGTCGGTTACTGGTGCGAGACGCTGACGGCGAAGGACTGGTGGCAGTCGACGCCGGCGCTCGACACGCATGTCCATGAGTGGTTTGCCGCGACGCATCTTGCGCTTTCGCGCCATGTCGGCCCGGAGTGGCGGGCAACGCCCGAGGCGCGGCTGGCGGCGATCATCGTGCTCGATCAGTTCCCCCGCAACATGTACCGCGCTTCGCCCATGGCCTTCGCGACCGACTGGATTGCGCGGCAGGAGGCGCGGCTGGCGCTGGAGGCGGGGGCGGACAAGCTGGTGGACTATGGTCGCCGGCACTTCTTCTACATGCCGTTCGAGCATTCGGAGGATCTTGCCGATCAGGATCTCTCCGTTTCCCTCTTCGAGGTGCACGGGGACGAGATGTATCTGGACTATGCCGTCCGTCACCGGGACGTCATCGCGGATTACGGTCGCTTCCCCCACCGCAATGCCTATCTCGGCCGCGCCTCGACGCCGGCGGAAGAAGCCTATCTTGCCGAACCGGGCGCCGGATTCTAG
- a CDS encoding response regulator, with the protein MAFIGISGMQYSGASLSHHRILVAEDSNVFTSMISKRLKELFDLDVEICRSFEELELAYDKSSEKITLAISNINLPGAENGEALNYLVDLSIPTIVFTGTFQQTTRDQLLSKEIVDYILKDNVFAVDMLAESVCRFLTNHQHHVLIVDDSATARALLSTRLKRYNFRVSVAENGSSALALLKDHPDIGLMITDYNMPDIDGFELTRRIRGTRGSHQLRIIGVSSSTDRLLSARFLKAGGNDFIMRPFIDEEFYCRVNQNLDTLTQIRTAQQRLSA; encoded by the coding sequence ATGGCGTTTATCGGCATTTCCGGGATGCAGTATTCCGGCGCGTCTCTCTCGCATCACCGTATTCTTGTTGCCGAAGACTCCAATGTCTTCACCTCCATGATCTCCAAACGGCTGAAGGAGCTTTTCGACCTCGACGTCGAGATTTGCCGCAGCTTCGAGGAACTTGAACTTGCCTATGACAAGTCGAGCGAGAAGATCACGCTCGCAATCTCCAACATCAACCTGCCGGGCGCGGAAAACGGCGAGGCGCTGAACTATCTCGTCGACCTGTCCATTCCGACGATCGTCTTTACCGGCACGTTCCAGCAGACGACGCGCGACCAGCTGCTCTCCAAGGAGATCGTCGACTACATCCTCAAGGACAATGTCTTCGCGGTCGACATGCTGGCGGAATCGGTCTGCCGCTTCCTCACCAACCACCAGCACCATGTCCTGATCGTCGATGACAGCGCGACGGCGCGGGCCCTGCTTTCCACGCGTCTCAAGCGCTACAATTTCCGCGTCAGCGTCGCCGAGAACGGCTCGAGCGCGCTCGCGTTGCTGAAGGATCATCCGGATATCGGCCTGATGATCACCGACTACAACATGCCCGACATCGACGGCTTCGAGCTGACGCGGCGCATCCGCGGCACGCGCGGCTCCCACCAGCTGCGCATCATCGGCGTGTCCTCCTCCACCGACCGGCTGCTCTCGGCGCGGTTCCTGAAGGCCGGCGGCAACGATTTCATCATGCGGCCGTTCATCGACGAGGAGTTCTATTGCCGCGTGAACCAGAACCTCGACACGCTGACCCAAATCCGCACCGCTCAGCAGCGCCTGAGCGCCTGA
- a CDS encoding mechanosensitive ion channel family protein, producing the protein MPIFRLLSVFFTVLLLAASPVLAQAETAPAAETTTQLQQANADLDRAGGQLNAIREQVDKYKDDDARLVDLKVQAEALNRSILAISVATRPRLDAIKARQTELGDPPADGAPPEADVVVQERKKLATERNEINALTGEAENLSIEATKLSNRVTEIRRQLFTDAILKRTEITPELFTEASGAIAKETQTLGRTVTAWLQFVWKFKRMQLLGAVALSLMAALVLLSGSYRLFSPYITRVAQQEKPHYITRLSVAFWSTILPTMAAAAFAGASYFFLDAFKVLRTDIAPIVAIALGVVVAVSFVAQLANAVLSPADGHWRLVRVSDPGARRLWLLIVSMAMVNAADYFLGTISEVLGSPVVLTVVKSFCASIIIGVLLVITAFIKPVLHQGELPDAPGRPWPRSIFVLLILTGLGLIFASLLGYVGMARFVATQIVVTGAAIVTMYIGFLSGRAVSATNAFAETGVGKRLEARFGLSQVTLDQVGLAAGLAIYLLIFVCFVPLILMQWGFQFAEIESWAYRIFTEIRIGSITISLVGILAGVALFALGLVVTRWFQKWVDGNVLARSQVDAGVRNSVRTAVGYAGVALAGLVGISAAGINLSSLALVAGALSLGIGFGLQNIVSNFVSGLILLAERPFKVGDWVVAGTTEGFVRRISVRATEIETFQRQTVIVPNSVLINGQVGNWTHRNKLGRVEIAISVHASNDPLQVRDILTEVVRGQQGLLRNPEPTVVFQAFSSTTLDFEIRAFLADILNGTGVKSELRAAILERFRAEEIAIGAPAAAEVPIKISPEGAELLTALLEQATEKVRPKAPRKRGKPDEDTPET; encoded by the coding sequence TTGCCGATCTTCCGTCTTCTCTCGGTTTTCTTCACGGTTCTCCTGCTCGCAGCCTCGCCGGTGCTCGCCCAGGCGGAGACGGCGCCGGCCGCCGAAACCACGACGCAGTTGCAGCAGGCCAATGCCGACCTCGACCGGGCGGGCGGGCAGCTCAATGCGATCCGCGAGCAGGTGGACAAATACAAGGACGATGATGCCCGCCTCGTCGACCTGAAGGTGCAGGCCGAGGCGTTGAACCGGTCGATCCTTGCCATCTCCGTTGCGACCCGGCCGCGGCTCGACGCCATCAAGGCGCGTCAGACCGAATTGGGCGACCCGCCGGCAGACGGTGCGCCACCGGAGGCGGACGTGGTCGTCCAGGAGCGCAAGAAGCTCGCCACGGAGCGTAACGAGATCAATGCGCTGACGGGAGAGGCGGAAAATCTTTCCATCGAGGCGACGAAGCTTTCCAATCGCGTCACGGAGATCCGGCGGCAGCTCTTCACCGATGCGATCCTGAAGCGCACCGAGATCACCCCCGAGCTCTTCACCGAGGCGAGCGGCGCCATCGCCAAGGAAACGCAGACGCTGGGCCGCACCGTGACGGCGTGGCTGCAGTTCGTCTGGAAGTTCAAGCGCATGCAGCTTCTGGGGGCTGTCGCGCTGTCGCTGATGGCGGCGCTCGTGCTGCTCTCCGGCAGCTACCGGCTGTTCTCGCCCTATATCACCCGCGTCGCGCAGCAGGAGAAGCCGCACTATATCACGCGCCTCTCGGTCGCCTTCTGGTCGACGATCCTGCCGACCATGGCGGCGGCGGCCTTTGCCGGGGCGAGTTATTTCTTCCTCGACGCCTTCAAGGTGCTGCGCACGGATATCGCACCCATCGTGGCCATTGCGCTCGGCGTCGTCGTGGCCGTGTCCTTCGTGGCGCAGCTTGCCAATGCGGTTCTGTCGCCCGCTGACGGGCATTGGCGGCTGGTGCGTGTGTCGGATCCCGGCGCGCGGCGCCTGTGGCTGCTGATCGTCAGCATGGCCATGGTCAATGCCGCGGACTATTTCCTCGGCACGATCAGCGAGGTGCTCGGCTCACCGGTCGTTCTGACGGTGGTCAAGAGCTTCTGTGCCTCGATCATCATCGGCGTCCTGCTCGTCATCACCGCCTTCATCAAGCCGGTCCTGCATCAGGGCGAGTTGCCGGATGCGCCGGGCCGCCCCTGGCCGCGCTCGATCTTCGTGCTTCTGATCCTCACCGGCCTTGGCCTCATCTTCGCGTCCCTGCTCGGCTATGTCGGCATGGCGCGGTTCGTCGCCACGCAGATCGTCGTGACGGGCGCGGCGATCGTGACGATGTATATCGGCTTCCTCTCGGGACGCGCGGTCTCGGCGACGAACGCTTTTGCGGAAACGGGTGTCGGCAAGCGGCTGGAGGCCCGCTTTGGCCTCAGCCAGGTGACGCTCGATCAGGTGGGCCTTGCGGCCGGTCTTGCGATCTATCTCCTGATCTTCGTCTGCTTCGTGCCGCTCATCCTGATGCAATGGGGCTTCCAGTTCGCCGAGATCGAATCCTGGGCCTATCGCATCTTCACGGAAATCCGCATCGGCAGCATCACCATCTCGCTGGTCGGCATCCTCGCCGGCGTCGCGCTCTTCGCCCTCGGCCTCGTCGTCACGCGCTGGTTCCAGAAATGGGTGGACGGCAATGTGCTGGCGCGCAGCCAGGTCGATGCGGGTGTGCGCAACTCCGTGCGCACGGCGGTAGGCTATGCGGGGGTGGCGCTTGCCGGCCTCGTCGGCATTTCGGCGGCGGGCATTAATCTTTCCAGTCTCGCGCTTGTCGCCGGTGCCCTCTCGCTCGGTATCGGTTTCGGCCTCCAGAACATCGTGTCCAACTTCGTTTCGGGCCTCATCCTGCTTGCCGAGCGGCCTTTCAAGGTGGGCGACTGGGTGGTGGCGGGGACGACGGAAGGCTTCGTGCGCCGGATCTCCGTGCGTGCCACGGAGATCGAGACCTTCCAGCGCCAGACGGTGATCGTGCCGAACTCCGTGCTCATCAACGGCCAGGTCGGCAACTGGACCCATCGCAACAAGCTCGGCCGCGTCGAGATCGCGATCAGCGTGCATGCCAGCAACGATCCGCTGCAGGTTCGCGACATCCTCACCGAAGTGGTGCGCGGCCAGCAGGGGCTGTTGCGTAATCCCGAGCCGACCGTGGTCTTCCAGGCCTTCTCGTCGACGACGCTCGACTTCGAGATCCGCGCCTTCCTTGCCGATATCCTGAACGGCACGGGCGTGAAATCGGAACTGCGCGCCGCCATTCTGGAACGCTTCCGTGCCGAGGAGATCGCCATCGGTGCGCCCGCGGCGGCCGAGGTGCCGATCAAGATCTCGCCCGAGGGCGCAGAACTGCTCACCGCTCTTCTCGAACAGGCGACGGAAAAGGTGCGCCCGAAAGCGCCGCGCAAGCGCGGCAAGCCGGACGAAGACACGCCCGAGACCTGA